A segment of the Luteolibacter sp. Y139 genome:
CCCGGCAGCTTCATCTTCGTCCCGCCGAAAACGTGGCCATTCCCCCGCCGGCCGATCCACCAGATGATCAGGATCGCCAGCCAGTAGCCGCCGAATTCCACGAATTTCATCGTGTAGTTCATCGGCGAGCCATCCGCGTTCCCGTGGCAGCCGCAGGCGATGTTCAGCCCCTTGCTCCACGCATGGCCGACGCCGATCGCAAAAAACGCCACCAGTCCCGCCAAGGCCCACAGCGCCCCGCGCTTCCACAGCCCCAGAATCAGGCAGGCCCCCACCACCATCTCCACCCACGGGATCGTGTAGGCGACCACCGCATCCCACGGCGCATAGACGATGCGGTAGTTCCCCACCGCCCGCGTGAACTCCGCCAGCCCCGTGTGGAACACCTTCTCCCACCCGCTCCACGCGAAATATCCCCCCAGCGCGACGCGCAAGGCGAGCGCGACCCAAGGGGCGATTTCGTTGGATTTACGGGATGCCACGGCGGGGCCTTTAGCTTAAATTGACCTTCAAGCCAAGCTCAAAGCTTGCAATCTGCCCATGCAACCCGGCACTCCCGGGTCCCTCAGGGC
Coding sequences within it:
- a CDS encoding DoxX family protein, coding for MASRKSNEIAPWVALALRVALGGYFAWSGWEKVFHTGLAEFTRAVGNYRIVYAPWDAVVAYTIPWVEMVVGACLILGLWKRGALWALAGLVAFFAIGVGHAWSKGLNIACGCHGNADGSPMNYTMKFVEFGGYWLAILIIWWIGRRGNGHVFGGTKMKLPG